The DNA sequence TCGGCGACGAGGTCCAGGCCACCGACCCAGAAACCGGTGATACCGGCCCCCGGAAGGTAACCCGGCTAATCCGGACCGAGGCCGACAAACACTTCAACGAGCTGTCCATAGCGACGGCGGACGGCATCGAGAAGCTCACCGCCACCCACGAGCACCCGTTCTGGTCTCCGTCGGAGCGTATCTGGGTCGAGGCGGGAGACCTCAAGCCTGGCACGAGTCTTCTCACCGACGAGGGCGACACGGTCATCGTCACCGCCAACCGTGCCTTCACCAAGCACGCCCGTACGTACAACCTTACGGTTGACGACCTGCATACGTACTATGTGCTGGCAGGCGAGACGCCGGTCCTCGTTCACAATTCGAATTGCAAGCCGGGGACACTCCCGGGAACCCGGTTCGATGTGCCGGAGGCGCCGGGTATCTACACCATTCACTTGAATGACGGAACGAAGTACGTAGGAAGCTCCACAACAAGCATCAGGGAGAGAGTGAATAAGTCGATGCGGTCGAAGCATGCGGTCAGCAAGGCCGGATATACGACCGGCGACGTGGTGAACGTCACCTACTTCACCCTGCCTAGCGGTACGAGTAAAACGGCGATTCGCCGGATGGAACAGACGATGATGGAAGGGGTGAAGGCGAGGGGTGGGACTCTCTTGAATCGAAGGGACCCAGAGATTGAAGTTCCAATTGGCGGATACTTGCCGTAAGTCTCTACTGGAGTTTGTGATGGGAACTTGGGGCTCAGGCCCGTTCGACAGTGATACGGCGGAAGATTTCCTCGATGAGCTGGAGAGGTATCCCGCACCGCAGCGTCTGGAAGCCGTCGAGCGTACTTTCCGTGCCGCCATTGCGGCGGATGGAAGTTCCAGCTCATCGGTGCTGCCTGAGGAGGTAGTGGCTGCTGCCGCTGTAGTGGCGGCCAATGTTCCAGCCGGGCATTCCTTGGCTTGGAATGAGGAATACCCGAGCATCACGGAATGGCTGGCGAAGCCGATTGCGCCCGCCCTTGCCTCGTCTGCAATCCAGGCGCTTGAATCGGCAGTGCCCGCAGATGGCTGGTTCTGGAGGAGCTGGGTCGACGCTGACGAGAGGGTCGAGGCTCAGGCTGCAATCGACACTTTGAGGTCTGTATTGCGCCCTCCCAGCGGAGGATATTCTCGATAGAGCGGATCGATGTCGATCCAGTAGTCGACTGCAAATGAGGAGCCCTACCGGGAGCGTGAGCCGGTGGGCCTTCGGCGGTATGGTCGAGCGCCTCGAGTCCATCGCCGGCCGTGGTTTGGCCGTTCGTACCGTCGACATGCCCTTGGCGTGCGGAGCCTCATGGACGACTCGAGTGGACGATCTCCGCGAGGACCTCGCTTGGTTGTGTTGGCGGCGGCACAGAAGTTCCTCGGTCGGCCCAAGGGCGCGTTGGCGACACTCGAATTCGTCTACCCTCCGGAGAGCCGTGAACGCACGTTAGTGCGACGTTGCGTTCAGCAGCCTCACCGAAGGCTGAGTTGGCATCGAGGATTGGGGCTGGAGACCTTAATGAAAACGATCGGCGGCGCGCTCGCGCGCATGACGGCAGGCACCGTAATGGTCCTGTTGCTCGTTGCCGGATGCGGGGAGAAGGACGGAACGGATGCTGCGGGTTCCGTGGGAGCTGGTCCGTCGTTGGACGGCGCTCCCAACAAGCCATGGACTGAGGCGGAGCTGAACGAGGTAGCGCTCAGTGACCGTGACGGATACGAGGTGTCCGGCCGGGTGCCGATGAGCGCCAGGCCTTCAACCAGGACAGCGGATCCTGCTATGTGCAGCCCGATCCTCCAAGCACTGGGCAAGAGCAGCAGCACCTATGCCGCCGGCGCGCGGATCGGTCGGATCTTCAGCTCTGAAGGTTCGGGTTCCGGGGCGACCATGACTCTCGCGTCGCACAGAATGGCGGATGCGAGAGCTGCAGTGGCGGCATTCCGCACGGCGGCCGAAAAGTGTACGGCCTTCCGGGACGTGGAGCAGTCGTACGACTACGAGGCAGTCGAGGCCCGGCTCGACCCCGGATATGGGGATGAATCCGTCTCCCTGCGGCTCGTGCAGGTCGTGTCGTATCCAGATGGGGAGTCGTTGAGAGTTCCCTTCGCGGTGGTAGTGGCACGAAAGGGGGCAACGGTCGGGACCTTCTATGACTTCAACCCGCCAAGCGGGGTGAAGGGCGTGAGTCCGGCTTCCGTTCCGGATGATCTTGTGAGAGTGCAATTGGACAAGCTTGGGCAGCTGGATACAGCTGAGTGATCGGCATCGTCGATCCCGGGATGCCGTGAACGCATCCGCCGTTGCTCCTGTCGGCCCGGGACACGGCCAGCGGGCCCCGTTCGGGGCCCTGAGGAAGCCAGCCCGTCTTGGGTCCCTGTGCTCCAGAGCAACCGCTGCGCTCGGAGCCGCCTACTCTCCCCATGCACAGGGCACGGCGACCAGAACCTCTCATCCCCCCACCCCCCACCGTGAGAGCAAAGTTCCTTTCCGGTCACCCGATGCCACAGCCCCGAAACGCGCCCTCCCTACCTTCGGGATCAGCCACTCATAGCGCGACCGAGCAGCGCGACCGAGCCCCGAAGGAACCGTGGAGGCGTCATGACAGCCCCGAGTACAGCCCCCGCCGCAAGCAGGGGAGGCCGCTGGATCGAGCACTGGGACCCCGAGGACGAGGCCTTCTGGAAGGAGACCGGGGAGAAGGTCGCCAAGCGCAACCTCTTCTTCTCCGTCCTGTCCGAGCACATCGGGTTCTCGATCTGGACCTTGTGGTCGGTGATGGTGCTGTTCATGGGGCCGGAGTACGGGCTCACCCCTGCGGACAAGTTCACGATCGTCTCGATGGCCACGCTGGTCGGCGCCATCGTGCGCGTCCCGTACACCTTCGCCGTCGCCGTCTTCGGTGGCCGGATGTGGACGGTCGTCTCGGCGAGTCTGCTGCTGGTGCCGACGGTCGCCGCGTTCGCCGTGATGGAGCCGGGAACGTCGTTCACGACCTTCCTGCTGTGCGCGATGCTGGCCGGCGTCGGCGGCGGGAACTTCGCCTCCAGCATGACCAACATCAACGCCTTCTTCCCGCTCCGTAAGAAGGGGTGGGCGCTGGGCCTGAACGCCGGCGGCGGCAACATCGGCGTGCCCGTCGTGCAGCTCGTCGGGCTCGCGGTCATCGGCGCCAGCGGCGGGCCGCGCCTGCTGCTCGGGATCTACATCCCGTTCATCGTGATCGCCGCCGTCCTCGCGTGGTTGAAGATGGACAGCATCTCGTCCGTCAAGAACGACACCGGCGCCGCCAAGGACGCCGCGAAGGACGCCCACACCTGGATCATGTCCTTCCTCTACATCGGCACCTTCGGGTCGTTCATCGGATACTCCTTCGCCTTCGGGCTGGTGCTCCAGACGCAGTTCGGCCGTACACCGCTCCAGGCCGCCTACGTCACCTTCATCGGCCCACTGCTCGGCTCCCTGATCCGGCCCGTGGGCGGCTGGCTCGCCGACCGGTACGGCGGCGCGAAGATCACGCTGTGGAACTACGTCGGTATGGCCGCCGCGACTGCTGTGGTCGTCGTGGCCTCGATGCAGAAGTCGCTGCCGCTGTTCACCACCGCGTTCATCGCCCTGTTCGTGCTCAGCGGCCTCGGCAACGGCTCGACGTTCAAGATGATCCCCGGCATCTTCCACACGAAGGCTCTGGCCAGGGGGCTCGAAGGTGAGGAGGCCGCCGCCTACGGCCGCAGGCTCTCCGGTGCCTCCATGGGGCTCATCGGCGCGGTGGGCGCACTCGGCGGACTCGGCATCAACCTCGCCTTCCGCCAGTCGTTCCTCACCGTGGGCTCCGGCACCGGCGCCTTCGTCGCCTTCCTCGCCTTCTACGGCCTCTGCTTCGCGGTCACCTGGGCCGTATACCTTCGCCGCCCGGCCGCCGCGCAGACCGACACGGCACCTGCCACCGACGCAAAGCCGCAGCTCAGCTACGCCGAGGTGTGACGTAACACCACCGACATCAAGTCGAACCGAGCCTGTCACGCACCGTTGACAGGCTCGCTCGGCATGCAGGTGTAACCACCAAGGGCGCGATCGGGATCCAGAAGACCAGGAGTCAGAAGACCAGGCGTCAGAAGACCAGGAGCCAGGAGATCTGGAGCCGGAAGATCAGGAGCCGCTCCCGCCGACCCCGGTGGGAGACCCTGGTGCAGGCATCACAACTCGAGTGCGGGACGAGAGTTATGTACGACGAACAGCAGCAACCCGAACACGGGCCCCTCGCGGGATTCACCGTGGGCGTCACCGCCGCGCGCCGCGCCGACGAGCTCGGGGCGCTGCTTCAGCGGCGCGGCGCCGCCGTACTGCACGCCCCCGCCCTGCGCATCGTGCCGCTGGCCGACGACAGCGAACTGCTCGCGGCCACCAAGGAGATCATCCAGCGGACGCCGGACGTCGTGATCGCCACCACCGCGATCGGCTTCCGCGGCTGGATCGAGGCCGCCGACGGCTGGGGCCTCGGCGAGGACCTGCTGGAACGGCTGCGCGGCGTCGAACTGCTCGCGCGCGGCCCCAAGGTCAAGGGCGCGGTACGGGCCGCCGGGCTGACGGAGGAGTGGTCGCCGTCCAGCGAGTCCATGGCCGAGGTGCTGGACCGGCTGCTGGAGGAGGGCGTCGAGGGGCGCCGCGTCGCCATCCAGCTGCACGGTGAGCCGCTGCCCGGGTTCGTGGAGGCGCTGCGGGCCGGGGGAGCGGAGGTGCTCGGGGTGCCGGTCTACCGGTGGCTGCCCCCGGAGGACATCGGGCCGGTCGACCGGCTGCTGGACGCGGCCGTCTCCCGAGGCCTGGACGCCCTCACCTTCACCAGCGCCCCGGCCGCGGCGTCCCTGCTGTCGCGGGCCGAGGAGCGCGGCCTGCTTCCCGAACTGCTCGCCGCCCTCAACCACGACGTCCTTCCGGCCTGCGTCGGCCCCGTCACCGCACTGCCCCTGCAGGCGCTCGGCGTCGACACGGTCCAGCCCGAGCGCTTCCGGCTCGGACCGCTGGTCCAGCTGCTGTGCCAGGAGCTGCCGGGGCGGGCCCGGTCGCTGCCGATCGCCGGGCACCGGGTGGAGATCCGGGGCCATGCGGTCCTGGTCGACGGGGCGCTGCGCCCCGTACCGCCCGCGGGCATGTCCCTGTTGCGGGCCCTGTCCCGACGGCCGGGCTGGGTGGTGCCCCGCGCGGAGCTGCTGCGTGCCCTGCCGGGCGCCGGCCGCGACGAGCACGCCGTGGAGACGGCGATGGCCCGGCTCCGTACGGCCCTGGGGGCGCCGAAGCTGATCCAGACGGTGGTGAAGCGGGGGTACCGGCTGGCGCTGGACCCGGCGACGGACGCGAAGTACGCGGACGAGTAGGGAGGCACCCGGCGTCGGAGTCACCCTCTGGGGGCCCGCGGCCCCCAGCCTCCCGCCGTCGGCCCTGAGCGGGCCTCGTCCTCAAACGCCGGCCGGTCCGATGGTGCCGACCGGCGCTCAGCCGAACCCCGCGAGATCCGCCCGTACAGGACCAGCGCCCGCCCCAAGCACCCCAACGCCACCGTCGACAGCACCGTCCGTACGACATTCCACGCCAGCCACGGGTCCTCGAACTCCTCCCGCAGGGCGGTCGGATCACCGGCCCCCTTCAGGCTGTCGTTCAGCGGGATGCTGAACAGGACGGTGACCACGAAGGCCAGCCCGTACGCGGTCGCCGCCGCCCATACCCACCCCCGGTAGGGCGTCCCGCGGACCTGCCACGCCGATACGCCCGTCAGCACCATCGCCCCGAAGAAGCTCAGGAAGAACACCGGGTTCTCGAACGCGTCGTTGATGTCGCGCATGACCTCGACGTACACCCGGTCATCGCTGCGCGCCAACCCCGGCATCACCCCGCAGGCGAAGATGTAGAAGGCCCCGGCGATCAGGCCCATCGCGACCGTGGCCGCGCCCAGTACGGTCCCCACGACTTTGCTGTTCGGTGTTGTGGTCATGCCCTCCAGTCAACGGACCAGCACGCCCCCCGAACATGGCCGTCACGCGCAGCCGCATACGCGGACGTCCAGGCCCGCAGGCGGTACGAGGGGTTCCGGCCCCGCCCCCGGGCAGGCACTGTTAGGGGGAACGGTTCTCCCCAGCTCTCCTCACGGCATCTCACCGACCCCTCATGACCGGGGTGACCCCTAGGCGGTGACAGGCACATGGCACTGGGTACGGCCACGGGCGCGCTCGAGCTGCGGTTCGACGCCGGGCGGATCTGTCTGGATCTCCTCGCGACCACGCACCCCGAGGAACGGTTCGACTCCGTCGAGGTGTTGTGCGCCTGGATCGTCGGGGCCGGCCTCGCCCCGCCGGGCACACCGCTGACCCACGCCGACGCCTCCTGGCTGGCGGGCTTTTGCGAACTGCGCGGCTGTATCGACCAGTTGGTCCGCGGTGATCTCGCCTCGGGGCTCTGGACGTCGTACGACAGGCCGTCGTACGACATCGCGCTCGCCCGCGTGAACGACATCGCCCGCGTGGCGCCACCGGCCCCCCGTGCCGTCAGGGGGGAAGACGGCACCCTCGTACGGCAGTTGGATCACCCGCCCGAGTGCCCCGCCCTGCTCGGCGCCGTCGCGCGGGACGCCCTGGAACTGCTCACCGATCCGGCCGCGCGGGCCGGACTGCGGGAGTGCGAGGGCGACAACTGTCCGATCGTTTATGTCGATACGTCCCGGGGGCGCAGGAGGCGCTGGTGCTCCAGTGAGGTCTGCGGGAACCGCGAAAGAGTGGCCCGGCACCGTCGCCGCGCGGCACTCACCCGAGCCTGACAGTCCGTTATGCGGCTTCTGTGGAACGACTGTCGAAGTGATTTCGATTACACGTCGTTTACCTACGGGGCCGTAGGGAAGCCCTCTTTCGATCTTGCCGTTGTGGCGGAAATGTAAAGATCGCACGGTGGGAATGTGCTGCCATGTCCCGCTCGTCACGTCACTCCGAAGAAAACTGTCGCCTCTGTTTGAACACTCAAAGCGCCGCTTGCGTACGGGTAGTCGAGCGACCGACTGGGGGAACCCCCGGACATCGGAGGTGGGCGTGCGCAAGGATTCCGTCGTGGCCAATGAACGTGGATCGAGGGCCCGACATCGCATGTCCCAGCCCTCGGAACCTGATGAGGAGCTGATGCGTGCGCTGTACAGAGAGCACGCCGGACCCCTCCTTGCGTATGTCCTTCGACTGGTCGCCGGTGATCGGCAACGAGCAGAGGACGTTGTGCAGGAGACGCTCATCCGTGCCTGGAAGAACGCCGGACAGCTCAATCGAGCGACCGGATCGGTACGCCCCTGGCTGGTGACGGTCGCCCGGCGCATCGTCATCGACGGCCACCGCAGCCGGCAGGCCCGGCCGCAGGAGGTCGATCCGTCGCCGCTGGAGGTCATCCCCGCGGAGGACGAGATCGACAAGGCGCTGTGGCTGATGACGCTGTCGGACGCACTCGACGACCTGACGCCCGCCCACCGGGAAGTCCTGGTCGAGACGTACTTCAAGGGGCGTACGGTCAATGAGGCGGCCGAGACGCTGGGCATACCCAGCGGCACCGTTCGCTCAAGGGTCTTCTATGCCCTGCGGTCGATGAAGCTGGCTCTGGAGGAGCGGGGGGTGACGGCGTGATGAGTGTTTACGGGGGAAACCAGGGATTCGGGATGGGCGGTTCGGGTATGTCTGGACCCATGACGGGACATCCGGTTCCGAGCGAACACGAGACCGTCGGCGCCTACGCCCTCGGAATTCTCGACGACGCCGAGGCAACCGCTTTCGAGGCACATCTCGCGACCTGTGAATGGTGCGCCCAGCAACTGGACGAACTCGCCGGGATGGAGCCGATGCTGGCCGCGCTCGCGGACCTGCCGGGTACCGGTTCGCCCGCGATCGGCGAGTCCCTGTCGGCGAAGCCCAGCCCGCGCCTCGTGAACAAGCTCGTCGACGAGGTCGCCGAGCGCCGCGCCCAGAAGCGCCGGCGCAGCTTCTACATGGTGGCCGCGGCGGCCGCGCTGATCGTCGGCGGTCCCTTCGTGGCCGTGGCGACGAACGGCGGCGACTCGGACGGCGGCGGCAGCCCCGGTCAGACCCTCGCGGCCAACCCCGCCAAGGAACTGTTCACCGGTACCGAGAACAAGGTCTCGGGGACCGACCCGACGACCGGCGCCAGCGCGACCGTCGGCATGTCGGAGAAGGCGTGGGGCACCGAGACGGCCCTTGAGCTCAAGGGCGTCAAAGGCCCGCTCAAGTGTTCCCTGATCTTCGTCAGCAAGGACGGCGAGCGCGAGACGGCCGCTTCCTGGTCCGTCCCGAAGTGGGGCTACGGCATCCCGGACGCCAAGACCGAGCAGGCCAGGAACCCGCTCTACGTCAGCGGCGGCGTGTCCATGTCCCCCGACGATGTCGATCACGTAGAGGTCATGGACTTCGACGGAAAGAAGATCGTCGAGGTAGACGTGTAGTCGCCGTAGCAATTCCGGGTCCCCTTCGCGTACGGTTGACGGCTGCCCAGCACGTCAGAAGGGGGCCCGGTGGCCGCTCAGGCTCCGCAGGAAACCGCGCTCGAAGACTCCTTGAGAGATCGGGAGATCGGCGTCGAACAGGTACACCTGGACCGGGTGTACCAGCGCCTCGAGGAGAAGATCCACGAGGCGGAGTTCCTCATGAACGACGCGGCCCAGCGCGGCCAGGTCGGCACGCCCGGTGCGCTCGCCGAGCGGGACGCGCAGGTCTTCCGCGCAGGTGTCCACCTCAATCGGCTCAACAACGAGTTCGAGGACTTCCTCTTCGGCCGTATCGACCTGCTGCCCGGCAAGGACGGCAAGAAGGGACCCGACGGCGCGTACACCGCCGTCGAGCCCGCCGAGGGCGCGGTCCGCGAGGACAACACCGCCGACATCGCCGAGACCCTGCACATCGGCCGCATCGGCGTGCTCGACCAGGACTACGCCCCGCTGGTCATCGACTGGCGGGCGCCGGCCGCGGCGCCCTTCTACCGCTCGACGCCGGTCGACCCCGGGCGGGTCGTACGGCGCCGGGTCATCCGCTCCAAGGGGCGCCGGGTGCTGAGCGTCGAGGACGACCTGATGCGTCCCGAGCTCAGGGCGTTCCTCGGCGGCGACGAACTGCCCGTCATCGGTGACGGCGCCCTCATGGCCGCCCTCGGCCAGGCCCGCAGCCACACCATGCGGGACATCGTGGCGTCCATCCAGGCCGAGCAGGACCTGGTCATCCGCGCGCCCGCCGCCTCCGTGACGTACGTCGAAGGCGGCCCCGGCACCGGCAAGACCGCCGTCGCCCTGCACCGCGCCGCCTACCTGCTCTACCAGGACCGGCGCCGGTACGCGGGCGGCATCCTGATCGTCTCGCCGACCCCGCTGCTGGTGGCGTACACCGAGGGCGTGCTCCCGTCGCTGGGCGAGGAGGGCCAGGTCGCCATCCGCGCGATCGGCTCCCTCGTCGACGGTGCCGAGGCCACGCTGTACGACTCCCCGGCCACTGCCCGCGCCAAGGGCTCGTACCGCATGCTCAAGGTGCTGCGGAAGGCGGCTCGGGGCGCCCTGGAGCTGGGACCGGGCAGCGGGACCGATGCGCGTCGGCCCGCCGGCGACACCGCGGCGAACCGGGCGGGGCAGCTCGCCTTCGGCGATGACGGCACGGACACCGACGAGTCCGCGCGGACCCCCTCCGGTCCGCCCACCCGGCTGCGCGTGGTCGCCTTCGGGCGCCGGCTGGAGCTGGAGGCCGACGCGCTGGAACGTATCCGCCGCACCGCGCTGGGCGGCACCGCACCCGTGAACCTGCTGCGCCCGCGCGCCCGCAAGCTGCTGCTCGACGCCCTGTGGGCGCAGTCGGGCGGCGCCGGCCGGCACACCGACCCGGAGCTCGCCGCCGAGCTGCGCGCCTCCTTCGACGAGGACGTCATGTCGGAGGACAGCTTCACCGCCTTCGTCGACGCCTGGTGGCCGGAGCTGACCCCGAGGGCGGTCCTGACGGCGATGGCCGACGAGCGACGCCTCGGCCGCTGGGCCCGCCGGGTCCTCAACCCCGGTGACGTGCGCAAGGTCGCCCGCTCGCTGAAGCGGGACGGGTACTCCGTGCACGACATCGCCATGCTCGACGAGCTCCAGTCGATCCTCGGCACCCCGGCCCGCCCGAGGAAGAAGCGCGAGCTGGACCCGCTCGACCAGCTCACCGGCCTTGAGGAGCTGATGCCGGTGCGCGAGGAGTCGCAGCGCGAGCGCGCCGAGCGGCTGGCCGCCGAGCGCACCGAGTACGCCCACGTCATCGTCGACGAGTCCCAGGACGTCACGCCGATGCAGTGGCGCATGCTCGGCCGCCGCGGCCGGCACGCCACCTGGACGGTCGTCGGCGACCCGGCCCAGTCCTCCTGGTCCGACGTCGACGAGGCGGCCGAGGCCCGCGACGAGGCCCTCGGCACCCGCCCGCGCCGCCGCTTCCAGCTCACCGTGAACTACCGCAACCCGGCCGAGATCGCCCAGCTGGCGGCGAAGGTGCTCGCCCTCGCCATGCCCGGCTCGACGTCACCGTCGGCGGTGCGTTCGACCGGCGTCGAGCCGCGCTTCACCGTCGTACGGGACTCCCTCGCGCAGACGGTCCGCGAGGAGGCCGCCCGACTGCTGGACCGGGTCGACGGCACGGTCGGCGTCGTCGTCGCGATGCAGCGGCGCGAGGAGGCGGCCAAGTGGGTCGCCGGGCTCGGCGACCGGGTCGTGGCGCTCGGCAGCCTGGAGGCGAAGGGGCTGGAGTACGACGCGACGATCGTCGTCTCCCCGGCGGAGATCGCCGACGAGTCCCCGGCCGGCCTGCGGGTGCTGTACGTCGCGCTGACCCGGGCCACCCAGCAGCTCACGGTGGTGTCGGGGGAACGCGACGAGCCCGACGCAAGCGGGGTGCCGGACCTGCTCCGAGATTGATCCCGCTGAACCACCGGTACGGGAATGGCCTTACGGGATCGGTTTGTTAGCCTGGGTGTGGCACCGGCTCGATCCAAGCCCCCGGGCCCAACCTTCGTCGCTACGAGCGACCACTTGCCGCGAGGCGAGCATGGCGGGTCGGTGTCATGAACGTTGGAGAGACCCACGTCACGAATGTGACGTGGGTCTCTTTTCATGGGAAGGCGTGGCGAACAATACGTTCGCAATCCAAGCCCGGCTAACTCCTACTCGGCGGTAGGTGCGACGATCGGACGGCATCCAGCGTCACAGGTGAAAGCAGAGGAAGT is a window from the Streptomyces sp. NBC_00299 genome containing:
- a CDS encoding DUF4259 domain-containing protein encodes the protein MGTWGSGPFDSDTAEDFLDELERYPAPQRLEAVERTFRAAIAADGSSSSSVLPEEVVAAAAVVAANVPAGHSLAWNEEYPSITEWLAKPIAPALASSAIQALESAVPADGWFWRSWVDADERVEAQAAIDTLRSVLRPPSGGYSR
- a CDS encoding nitrate/nitrite transporter, producing MTAPSTAPAASRGGRWIEHWDPEDEAFWKETGEKVAKRNLFFSVLSEHIGFSIWTLWSVMVLFMGPEYGLTPADKFTIVSMATLVGAIVRVPYTFAVAVFGGRMWTVVSASLLLVPTVAAFAVMEPGTSFTTFLLCAMLAGVGGGNFASSMTNINAFFPLRKKGWALGLNAGGGNIGVPVVQLVGLAVIGASGGPRLLLGIYIPFIVIAAVLAWLKMDSISSVKNDTGAAKDAAKDAHTWIMSFLYIGTFGSFIGYSFAFGLVLQTQFGRTPLQAAYVTFIGPLLGSLIRPVGGWLADRYGGAKITLWNYVGMAAATAVVVVASMQKSLPLFTTAFIALFVLSGLGNGSTFKMIPGIFHTKALARGLEGEEAAAYGRRLSGASMGLIGAVGALGGLGINLAFRQSFLTVGSGTGAFVAFLAFYGLCFAVTWAVYLRRPAAAQTDTAPATDAKPQLSYAEV
- a CDS encoding uroporphyrinogen-III synthase, yielding MYDEQQQPEHGPLAGFTVGVTAARRADELGALLQRRGAAVLHAPALRIVPLADDSELLAATKEIIQRTPDVVIATTAIGFRGWIEAADGWGLGEDLLERLRGVELLARGPKVKGAVRAAGLTEEWSPSSESMAEVLDRLLEEGVEGRRVAIQLHGEPLPGFVEALRAGGAEVLGVPVYRWLPPEDIGPVDRLLDAAVSRGLDALTFTSAPAAASLLSRAEERGLLPELLAALNHDVLPACVGPVTALPLQALGVDTVQPERFRLGPLVQLLCQELPGRARSLPIAGHRVEIRGHAVLVDGALRPVPPAGMSLLRALSRRPGWVVPRAELLRALPGAGRDEHAVETAMARLRTALGAPKLIQTVVKRGYRLALDPATDAKYADE
- a CDS encoding anthrone oxygenase family protein; the encoded protein is MTTTPNSKVVGTVLGAATVAMGLIAGAFYIFACGVMPGLARSDDRVYVEVMRDINDAFENPVFFLSFFGAMVLTGVSAWQVRGTPYRGWVWAAATAYGLAFVVTVLFSIPLNDSLKGAGDPTALREEFEDPWLAWNVVRTVLSTVALGCLGRALVLYGRISRGSAERRSAPSDRPAFEDEARSGPTAGGWGPRAPRG
- a CDS encoding CGNR zinc finger domain-containing protein, whose amino-acid sequence is MALGTATGALELRFDAGRICLDLLATTHPEERFDSVEVLCAWIVGAGLAPPGTPLTHADASWLAGFCELRGCIDQLVRGDLASGLWTSYDRPSYDIALARVNDIARVAPPAPRAVRGEDGTLVRQLDHPPECPALLGAVARDALELLTDPAARAGLRECEGDNCPIVYVDTSRGRRRRWCSSEVCGNRERVARHRRRAALTRA
- a CDS encoding sigma-70 family RNA polymerase sigma factor encodes the protein MSQPSEPDEELMRALYREHAGPLLAYVLRLVAGDRQRAEDVVQETLIRAWKNAGQLNRATGSVRPWLVTVARRIVIDGHRSRQARPQEVDPSPLEVIPAEDEIDKALWLMTLSDALDDLTPAHREVLVETYFKGRTVNEAAETLGIPSGTVRSRVFYALRSMKLALEERGVTA
- a CDS encoding anti-sigma factor family protein; this translates as MSVYGGNQGFGMGGSGMSGPMTGHPVPSEHETVGAYALGILDDAEATAFEAHLATCEWCAQQLDELAGMEPMLAALADLPGTGSPAIGESLSAKPSPRLVNKLVDEVAERRAQKRRRSFYMVAAAAALIVGGPFVAVATNGGDSDGGGSPGQTLAANPAKELFTGTENKVSGTDPTTGASATVGMSEKAWGTETALELKGVKGPLKCSLIFVSKDGERETAASWSVPKWGYGIPDAKTEQARNPLYVSGGVSMSPDDVDHVEVMDFDGKKIVEVDV
- a CDS encoding HelD family protein, whose amino-acid sequence is MAAQAPQETALEDSLRDREIGVEQVHLDRVYQRLEEKIHEAEFLMNDAAQRGQVGTPGALAERDAQVFRAGVHLNRLNNEFEDFLFGRIDLLPGKDGKKGPDGAYTAVEPAEGAVREDNTADIAETLHIGRIGVLDQDYAPLVIDWRAPAAAPFYRSTPVDPGRVVRRRVIRSKGRRVLSVEDDLMRPELRAFLGGDELPVIGDGALMAALGQARSHTMRDIVASIQAEQDLVIRAPAASVTYVEGGPGTGKTAVALHRAAYLLYQDRRRYAGGILIVSPTPLLVAYTEGVLPSLGEEGQVAIRAIGSLVDGAEATLYDSPATARAKGSYRMLKVLRKAARGALELGPGSGTDARRPAGDTAANRAGQLAFGDDGTDTDESARTPSGPPTRLRVVAFGRRLELEADALERIRRTALGGTAPVNLLRPRARKLLLDALWAQSGGAGRHTDPELAAELRASFDEDVMSEDSFTAFVDAWWPELTPRAVLTAMADERRLGRWARRVLNPGDVRKVARSLKRDGYSVHDIAMLDELQSILGTPARPRKKRELDPLDQLTGLEELMPVREESQRERAERLAAERTEYAHVIVDESQDVTPMQWRMLGRRGRHATWTVVGDPAQSSWSDVDEAAEARDEALGTRPRRRFQLTVNYRNPAEIAQLAAKVLALAMPGSTSPSAVRSTGVEPRFTVVRDSLAQTVREEAARLLDRVDGTVGVVVAMQRREEAAKWVAGLGDRVVALGSLEAKGLEYDATIVVSPAEIADESPAGLRVLYVALTRATQQLTVVSGERDEPDASGVPDLLRD